The following nucleotide sequence is from Solea senegalensis isolate Sse05_10M linkage group LG19, IFAPA_SoseM_1, whole genome shotgun sequence.
GGAAAAAACAAGTTGgtaaatgctgactcagcattcccaatgAATTACAAAGATagtataaaacaaaatgaatgctGTCTCGTTAACGCTGGTTAAGAAGTTGGACTTTTTGAAGCAGGTCAAAtgaaacacacctgtgtgtcGGCTCAGATCACGCTCACTGAGGTGAAGCTCATTATGTGGATTTGGAACAGTGTTGCTGAAGTCTGGAATTTCACACTCGAGTTTGAGACCGTTTTTGATCGACTCTGTCGTCGTTTTGAAATCATTTTCTTCTAACAATTTCAacatttcccttttctttcctccctgCCTTGCGGACTTTTTCTGGTTTGcctccatttctttcttttcttcatatTGATCTCAGCCTCTTTCATGCCTTCCTCCCATTATTTATTCTATCATTTCCTTATTTCCCAGCAAACTTTTTGACTCTGCTGTCTTCCCTCCAGCTATCGTTGTACTTCCCTCTATCCTTCTTTCATTATCCcaattctttctttatttcttagCCTGTTTCATctgtcctttctttcttttttctttctttctccatctcttctttcatctgtccatcttcattctttctttcttgaccTGTTTTATCCCTCCATTTCCTTCATTTGCTCCTTTTATCCCTCCATCTCCTTCATTTTCCTCCatcttattattttcttcttaaacTTGTGTGATCGGTCTTCTTTCTTCTAAACTTTCTTTACTTCCTTCCTAAACTCCTCATCCTAGTTTActctttaattgtttttgtccCTTCTTTGCCTTTTTTCGTTTCTTTACTTTTATAGAATCCATCCATTTCCTCGCGCTGCCTTGTCTCCTTCCCTACTTTCCTTGTTTAGtcgacacagaaacacattaagATCCACAGTGAAACAATATAAAACTGCAGCAGcttcttttgttattatttctgaCAGAGCAGctcctcctgtttttttttcccttgttgttgttgttgtttgttgggACACAAAGTGAAATGACACCACGCGAGGCTCGAAAAGTGACGCACACAGTCTGTGCAGGAggtgccagcagtgtgtgaggaggaggacgaggacactGGTGGACAGCACCTGTCCAACTTCATATCAAGTCaacacctctctctttcttttttgtgtttctttgttttctttctcacttTTAGCCTGACTGACCTTTCAGGGAGGTGACGCCTCACCTCATAAGAGCTGGACTTTAAAGTCCACATGGTGCCTTAGCTTATATCTGATAgctgcttatgtgtgtgtgtgtgtgtgcgtggtgatCTCCCCTAAAGTGACAAAGTGTGTTGTAGGTTCCTCCTCTGACGCAAGGAAACCATCGAGTTGTAGTGTCTGGTGTCACACGGACGCATGGCAACGCAAATGCTGCCTATAAATATACTTCCACGTCCAGGCTATTTTAATCCCAACAGGGTCAAACAGGAGAGTTCAGCTTCTTTACAGCACTGGGAATTTATAGTATATGTCCTGAAACGTCACGTTCATTCTCCAAGAGTCTCTGACTGAAAGGAGCAGAGAACATGTTTCAAGATCTTCAAGATAAGatctaaacaaatgtctgttaaaCTCAAACTGTTCTATTTTCTATGTGGGTCTCGTGATTTTGACCAACATCTCTGCTATTTACGTTAAGTtttgcgccacctactgctcGTCTTGGTGATCCCGGAATCAGAGCTGTGACGTTCACGAACGAGTCGAAATTACGGACCGTTAGTTTGCGAGCCATTCTCTTTCTATACAAACTTTCTATGTTGCCTTTTACGCGATGCGTGAACGGCTCCTTGAAAGGAACGATGAGAACTGAGTCGCAGTTGTGGACCGTTCCTTTGCGAGAGGTTCTTTTTATATCCAAACTGTCCACACCGCCTTTTACACGACACGTGAACGGCTCTAAATATAAGAACGAGCCGAGTCTTTTGAACGGCTCTTTGAAAGGAACGGCTCCTCAAGACGCGGCTCCCTTCAAGGAGCCACAAATCCCTGCTCTACTCCCAATATTCATCCTTGGATGGAAAAGCACTTACATTTGGTGAAGAAAAATTGCGATAAATTTAAAATGGAGACCAGGTTCTGTTCACATGTTTGACCTTACCCTAGTGATTCTGACCAATATCAGACCAGCATCACTGCTATTCACGTTAAGTCTTGTGCCACCTACTGCTCGTCTTGGTGAACTAACACCTGTAATTAGAGCTGTGATGTTCACGAACGAGTCGGACCTTTTGAACGGCTCTTTGAAAGGAACGATGAGAACTGAGTCGCAGttctttttaaaaccaaactgtCCACGCTGCCTTTTACGCGGCACGTGAACGGCTCTAAATATAAGAACGACCTGAGTCTTTTGAACGGCTCTTTGAAAGGAACGCAACATTGACAGTTTGGATATAAAAAGAACTGCGGCTCAGTTCAAAGAGCCATTCAAAAGATTTGACTCGTTCAGCCGTGGATGGAAAAGCACTTGCATTTGGTAAAGAAAAATTGCGATCAATTTAAAATGGAGACCAGGTTATGTTCACATGTTTGAGTGTTAATGAGTTTATTAAACCTCATGATGTCCAgttaacagaaagtacaagcaaacaattacacaaaacaacaaaaaaagcgcCACATTTTCACGACATGTGACATCATAATGCGACTCACTGCACGTCACAGTGAGGTGTCGTTTAATACTGAATATGATGATTATGAAGGGTCAAAGTGCTTTAAGTGGATACAGAAAGGTATTTACGGTTAAATGTAGAAGAGAAGACTACACGAGTACCATCTTTCAccagcaggtgagacacagtcacttcctgtgagaTGAACAAAAGACATGTCATGGAGAGATTATGTGCAAGTTGAAGTGTAGAAAAATGAGGCATGAATCATCGTCGTGGAGTTTACAgtttctccctttctcttccCCGGGTTCCTTTAAATCACAGTCCGTCCCATTAGAATCAAAGCCGCCACATCCAACGGCAGATTAATGGGCGACTTCCTCTACATGGCTTCACACAGTGGTAATTCATCTTAATTGGGATACACTCCTTCTGGCCTCGTTCCCAGCTCTCCAGATGTTCGACGTCTGtttgaggaaaaagaaaaagaacaaaaaaaaaacccttacaATGTCTTCAAAGATTAAAGTTCTGGGCCTCGAGAGTCGGCGCTCGGAGCGCTTTAAAAGGTCGGAAGCGCAACACATGCTGAAGAACATCTGGTTCCAGCTGCTTCTCCAGGCTCTGATATCGTTCCAGGCCTCGGCGAAAAAAATGATCAGGattcaagtaaaaatactcCTCTGGTTCGTGACCAGGGCGGTCTGGCTCTCCCGCCgcctctccttcttcctctccagtCTCACcttccagcagatggcgctggACGCCAGGAGCACAAGCCCGGCCGAGAGGAGCACCAGGCCAAAGTAGGAGATGGTGGATCCGTGCGAGTTGAAGCTGTAGGCCACGGCGGTGACCACGATGCCCGCGATGAGCACCACCACGCCAAACGGGATGGTGCAGCGGTAGCAGGACAGCTCCGCCCCGCCGGTGGCCGCCGTCAGCTGGACTTCATTGACCAGCGGGATGTTCACGGTGGTCGCCGCGGGACGCTCGtggtcgttgttgttgttgttggcctTCTCCGGTGCCGCGGGCGTTCGCATGGCGTCCTTGTGAGCTTCTTCTGGCATCGCAGGACTCCGCAGCCTCCGGGTAAACCAGCCACAGATGGTTTCTCACACAGCGTTGCCCTTTTTACCTCACTGCGATCTCCCAgtctaaaacaaataaaccaaagaGTCAAACTGGTTGCTCAACCGCTGCACACACAAAGACCCCACagatatgttttgtttttcttttcttttcttttcttttctttctcttttttgttggaATCCAGCCCCACATTTCACAATTAATCgccgctctcacacacacatgctgctttAATAAACTGGCGTAACCTCTGCTCACAGTCGCAGGCGTGCGCCTCTGACCCAGTCAGAGGAGCTGCCTGAATGACGCAGGACCACTCAGCCCAGCACGAGCTGAGACATTCCCAGGAGAACGCGGGATATGACATTACAAACTGCTCCGTGAAATGCGAGGAGCTTCGAAATCACCAGCAATTTCACAAGCGGCACTGATCTAACccccactcacactcactcagtgaactgggattcaaacactgagtgacAACAAATTGGAAAAGGATGggttctttttaaagaaaagtagTTCAGGAGACTTGTGTTTGCTGCTTACTTCGCCGTTCGACGTCCTTTTCTGGCGGCAAACGGAGGTTTGCGTCGCGTTGCAGGCCGCGCGCTCTCCcaacaccaaactccatagagaaaatcagcgttttttagctcacagggtcACAGGAGTTTCTGATACACTGGCGCCTCCGTCAGTGAGTtcatatgtgttattttgtgacgttGGTGTTTGAAAACCGTCAGATTAAGAACATTGACACAAACGAATCAAATGAGGCAGCTCCCGTGTCCGTGACGTAAAAACGCTGATtatctctatggagtttggtgcgggagagttgAGCGGGTTACGGAATTCTGTTTCTAGTTGTAAAATAAGTTCTTAAgacattgtagacttaagcaggtgttgGGAAAAAGTATCTTTAGTCTtggaaatatttgaaaaaagtattattttttttgaatttgaccccacaaaacagtcaaaaaacacctgaaaacattgacacatcaatcaatcaacaatTTTCTTTATCCACAATTAATCCAAAGCCATATCTGAGTGGCTTTGGATGTGGGTGCAGCAGGAGAGAATCCACAGAAACGCCTCGATACAACAGGGATTCAAACCACAGCcttactgtgaggcaacagtgcttacCGCTGAACCACCAAACCACAGCTGCAAATATTTAGGATTAAAATCTGCCTCACAAACGTTGCATGAACATGTGATTAAGGATGGGTTTTTTCCTTCGAATTCAACTGAATAAACGGCACAAACTTCTGTCGACTACTATTTTCTCTACGTAAACATCTAAATATTGTTTCAATGTTATTTAATTGCCTTTTTCCAAtacaattttgtatttttctgctGTAACAAGTGCATTTTCCCCGCTGTGGTATCAAGAAagtcttatctcatcttatcttgaAATTTTAATGCAATAACAGCTATATTTCtacacaaatgtgacatttacttgTTTTGTcaatttattcattgttttatcACATTATTGGCTCAAACCTGATCATTTTTGTCTTGTATCCTCAAAAGTATGTTGTGTTTAATAGAAACATGTTCACACTGAACATTGCTGCAGATTACTGTGTCATATTATTAGAATAATCACTGTCGCTGTAGAAAAACATGAGAGCAATGAAAAGTTCATGAATTCTGTGTGAATTATTAGTGAAGACAATGAACAACAGGGGAGAAAACATGTGTGTTTAAAGTTATTAATTCTATTTAAATCctattcattgttttcattaacttgactgtaattgtgtttggctgcagctggtaaagatttttaaaaaagaaaaccagaacaacaacaagacagaatgatttaatttaatttaaagagaaagaaaaggtatTTACCTCACAGCATTGGTCCATGCCGCAGTTTCCACAGAGGTGCGGTCAAACAAACGTCTAATAAATGTGAAAagtaatgaaaatgtgttgattcggattctttcaaaataaaacgtgacAGTTGTTGCtcgtcttctctgtctctctgtcactcagtTGTGGCTGTCGCTCGCACGGCCATCCCTCCTCCTTCTAACAGCACAAGTCCACTGGACTACAAAGCTCGCACAGGTGAGAAGAACGTTACGAGATCCGGTCTggtctttcaaaataaaacaaacggCCTCTGGGATTTTTCAACATATTTTCCATTCAGCTGATGGGTTTATTTTGAAGTTCGAATTTGCACGTTTCCGCTACTAGCTTAACATCTtgttaacaaattaaaattttgtggaggatttttttttagtgtcaCGTGTATGGAAGCTCAAAAAAGGTCAAGTGAGAATAACATTTCTGagtcaaatgatttttttcaaaaagttgaaaaatgtatTGCAATCTGGTAACCATTTGCTTTAAAGGGAAGTTGGAATTTCCCTCCATAAATCAGAGTAACCTCTCAAACCCTGACATGCTTTAagtcaggggtctcaaactggcggcccgggggccacatgtggccctccaaacaatatcaagttgtaacgagtcatttctatatgtttttatttttaaattgatagattaattttgcatcataaatattttttttgttgttgttgcatattaaaacaagcacttatattttgaaatgatccaatccaatccaactttatttgtaaagcacaaaacaaacacagtggaccaaattGTTGTACAGattaatggataaaagacagaaaagctcacacaaggcaggagtacatataaaaaaagtaattaatacgtaattttgagctcataacgtccaccgcaactgctgcttttcccaaaaaagttgggctttttttttttttacttgactggcccccgactgaccagacgagacagtcggtggcccacaggtcattggagcttgagacccctgctttaagtCATGTCAGTGTTAAAcatagtattattataatactatGGAGAGTGAATCAGCAGTTTTCAGTCTAACATCTACAACTTCTTGAGTCCAAAATTTCTTAAGAAGATATTTATCTCGCACTTAGACAACTGACGTGTGTGTACATCTGTAAACCGCTCAATCCActgtaccaaagtccattgagaaaatcaacgGTTTGACaccatggcacacaggagttgtagatccactgctgcttttcatCAACGCATTCACATGTGCTATTTTGTGAATTCgttttttgaatttgtttttgtttgaatttgcccaggggggtattccatcaacgtagctaagaattgccagacttaggtgtaagcttgaagcttgactaagctccacctcccaatctagctccaagccgtTTCATCAAGTGacatcagctggctccacctgacgcttagtcaagccttaagcctcaacttgtgcacgcccacagggaaaataaaaagcccattctagtcgagcacggaaactgtgaaaaatgccgaaacgcaagggaaaagagcgtgcagagatgttctccgcagcggagcaaaccctcctcatgggggtatatgaggattacagcaACATAAtccgaaagaagggcaataccacggcaatcaataaagtgagggatgtggcgtggcagaatattgccgacagactgaatgtgtaagtgacaaagaaaatgaagtatttcagcatcatcatgttatataaatcctccatcaaagggacaaaatatatggagacaataatctaccaattgatttcttgatggtttttgttttaaactaatcaattatgtggacctattaatgcaaccaaatccctaaaattTCCCATATTTTCCCATATTATATCGTTTGGTAGCCCTAGTAGTTATGTTAGAAAgtaatattcatcacatttatcaactgaatgttatACAAATCGATgagatagctttcatttatttcctgcatggacAATtctatagaattgatatcattttcatttaagcctgtcatttttacatgctgtattttgtcccagatgctatatgttgaattgttgtatgttcattttattttatgtaaagcactttgaatcaccttgtgctaaaatgtactatataaagttgccttgcctacatttgataataataggctacatttaatcaaagtattttacatgactcctcacatgtattattatattattgtattatcatacaattgatggtagattattacatgaagaaatgcaatgttggttatcattctatacgAAATAAtcatgacagatctattgattgtaaaaaaaagttattatttatctagaatcattttagcaaatcaagcaattcaatggagacgaggacccctattacagtaagtgaatgtaggtgacagcaaatcaatcatctatctcctatcaatcagaggccctaacccttgttacatcaaatgaataattaaatttccttttattatatttttttgctaatttgtttaattttatatttatttgtgtcttattttttattatattttattttggtgataatgttctttaatgtacttatagataatatataattattagtctaAATAATTTCtctaatacattttattatatagtttatgttttacatattattttatcattccatgacagttgtgtgtctctgtttctgtcatttAAGCTTgactttgcctttagcctgcttgatggaatacacCCCAGATAGCACAATCTTGGTAAACAAGACAGCAGCTGACGCGCAGCTCCAGTGTCGCCTCAaactaaaaacgctgatttttcTCTATAAAGTTTGGCGCAGTGAGGGTGAGccgtcttttattttgaaggtagGGACCGGAAACACCCGGCGCTGTTCTCGCCGTCGTTCCGCAGCTACCTCTGCTGTTCGGAGAATCCGTCATGTCGCTTGGCTTCACAGATGAAGAGTTCCAGGGAGCGTGGAAGGAACTGGACGAGCCGCAGCTGGACGGAGGATGGGAGCTTTTCACCGAGACCATGGGGGTCAAGATCTACCGCCTCTATGACAaggtg
It contains:
- the tmem100a gene encoding transmembrane protein 100, with translation MPEEAHKDAMRTPAAPEKANNNNNDHERPAATTVNIPLVNEVQLTAATGGAELSCYRCTIPFGVVVLIAGIVVTAVAYSFNSHGSTISYFGLVLLSAGLVLLASSAICWKVRLERKKERRRESQTALVTNQRSIFT